Proteins from a single region of Gossypium arboreum isolate Shixiya-1 chromosome 1, ASM2569848v2, whole genome shotgun sequence:
- the LOC108452491 gene encoding 4-coumarate--CoA ligase-like 6: MATSLSSHISLQTSESKISDFPNWYSPETGIYSSKHPSISLPTDPFLDIVSFVFSHKHDGVTALIDSSSGYSIPYSKLLPLIQSMASGLHRLGVSQGDVVLLLLPNSSHFPIIFFSILYLGAIVSAMNPLSSTIEIKKQVSDCSVRFAFTSLEKIDQLNNLGVHAIGVPQNIDFDSENIGFSAFHELIGGRFGKAPRPVIRQQDTAVIMYSSGTTGVSKGVVLTHGNLIAMVELFVKFEASQYEYSSSKNVYLAVVPMFHIYGLSLFVVGLLSLGSTIVLMRRFDGNEAVKLIDYYGVTHFPLVPPILTTLVMIAKGATNTENSFKSLKQVSCGAAPTSRKIIEDFFQVLPHVDFIQGYGMTETTAVGTRGFNTQQCHKYCSIGLLAPNMQAKVMDWNSGSPLRPEYYGELWLKGPAIMQRYLNNDVATKMAIDKDGWLRTGDIVCFDEDGYLYVSDRLKEIIKYNGYQIAPADLEAILISHPHILDAAVIGEMDEVYGEIPVAFVVTRHGSTLNQEDVMGFVAMQVAPYKKIRKVVFTKSIPKSATGKILRRELKKLLSSSCRL, from the exons ATGGCAACAAGCTTAAGCTCACATATAAGCCTCCAAACTTCAGAATCCAAAATTAGTGATTTTCCTAACTGGTATTCGCCGGAAACAGGAATCTATTCCAGCAAACATCCCTCTATATCTCTCCCCACTGATCCATTTCTTGATATTGTTTCCTTCGTTTTCTCTCACAAACATGATGGGGTCACTGCTTTGATCGATTCCTCCTCTGGGTATTCAATACCTTATTCAAAGCTTTTACCTTTAATCCAATCTATGGCCTCTGGTCTCCACCGCCTAGGTGTTTCTCAAGGTGATGTAGTCTTGCTTCTGTTGCCAAATTCTTCTCACTTTCCCATCATTTTCTTCAGCATTCTATATTTAGGTGCAATCGTTAGTGCCATGAATCCACTAAGTAGTACGATTGAGATCAAGAAACAGGTTTCTGATTGTAGTGTACGTTTTGCTTTTACTTCACTTGAAAAGATTGACCAACTCAACAACTTGGGTGTTCATGCAATTGGGGTACCACAAAACATCGActttgattcagaaaatattggTTTTTCCGCTTTCCATGAGCTTATCGGTGGCCGATTTGGTAAAGCACCGAGGCCAGTAATTAGGCAGCAAGACACTGCGGTAATTATGTATTCATCAGGTACTACAGGTGTTAGTAAGGGAGTTGTATTAACACATGGGAATTTAATAGCAATGGTTGAGCTTTTTGTAAAATTTGAAGCTTCACAGTATGAATATTCAAGTTCAAAGAACGTTTATTTAGCTGTGGTGCCTATGTTCCATATCTATGGATTATCACTTTTTGTGGTTGGATTGTTATCACTGGGTTCTACCATTGTTCTTATGCGGAGATTTGATGGCAATGAAGCGGTGAAACTAATTGATTACTACGGAGTTACTCACTTTCCACTTGTTCCACCTATACTAACAACATTGGTAATGATAGCCAAAGGTGCTACCAATACTGAAAATAGCTTCAAGAGTTTGAAACAGGTTTCTTGTGGTGCTGCTCCCACAAGCAGGAAAATCATAGAGGATTTTTTTCAGGTTCTTCCTCACGTTGATTTCATTCAG GGTTATGGCATGACTGAAACAACTGCGGTAGGAACTCGTGGATTCAACACCCAACAATGTCATAAATATTGTTCAATAGGACTTCTTGCCCCAAATATGCAAGCTAAAGTGATGGATTGGAATTCTGGCTCTCCTTTACGTCCGGAATATTATGGCGAGCTTTGGCTAAAGGGACCTGCAATTATGCAAC GATACTTGAATAATGATGTGGCCACCAAGATGGCAATTGACAAAGATGGTTGGCTACGTACTGGTGACATAGTTTGTTTTGATGAAGATGGGTATTTGTATGTATCTGACCGCTTAAAAGAGATTATAAAGTACAATGGCTATCAG ATAGCACCTGCTGATTTAGAGGCAATATTGATTTCCCATCCCCATATACTTGACGCTGCTGTAATTGG AGAAATGGATGAAGTATATGGGGAGATACCAGTGGCATTTGTGGTAACAAGGCATGGTAGTACACTCAACCAGGAAGATGTGATGGGCTTTGTGGCTATGCAG gTTGCACCTTATAAGAAAATAAGAAAGGTGGTGTTTACAAAATCAATACCAAAGTCTGCTACAGGCAAGATCCTTCGAAGAGAACTTAAAAAGTTGTTAAGCTCAAGTTGTAGACTGTAA
- the LOC108453872 gene encoding secretory carrier-associated membrane protein 4 isoform X2, which translates to MNDSKKREKELAAWEADLKRREKDIKRREDAVSQAGVSVDDKNWPPIFPIIHHDIANEIPVHAQRLQYLAFASWLGIVLCLVFNVIAVIVCWIQGGGVKIFFLAVIYMLLGCPLSYVLWYRPLYRAMRTDSALNFGWFFMFYLLHLGFCIFAAIAPPIVFHGKSLTGILAAIDVISDHMLAGVFFFVGFGLFCLESLLSLWVIQKIYLYFRGHK; encoded by the exons ATGAAT GAttctaagaaaagagaaaaggagCTCGCAGCTTGGGAAGCTGATCTTAAAAGAAGGGAAAAG GATATAAAGAGAAGAGAAGATGCTGTTTCCCAAG CTGGTGTTTCTGTAGATGATAAAAATTGGCCACCAATTTTCCCGATTATACATCATGATATAGCTAATGAGATACCGGTTCATGCTCAGAGGCTGCAATATCTTGCATTTGCAAGTTGGCTTG GCATAGTTCTttgccttgtttttaatgttattgcaGTGATTGTCTGTTGGATTCAGGGTGGTG GTGTTAAGATTTTTTTCCTTGCTGTAATCTATATGTTGCTTGGATGCCCTCTTTCATATGTGTTGTGGTACAGACCACTTTACCGAGCAATGAG GACAGATAGTGCCttgaattttggttggtttttcATGTTCTACTTG CTCCACCTTGGATTTTGCATTTTTGCTGCAATTGCTCCTCCTATTGTCTTCCATGGGAAGTCGTTAAC TGGTATCCTGGCAGCAATTGATGTTATCTCTGATCATATGTTGGCGGGG GTATTCTTCTTTGTTGGTTTTGGGCTATTTTGCTTGGAGTCACTGCTGAGCTTGTGGGTTATTCAG AAAATTTACTTGTACTTTAGGGGACACAAGTAA
- the LOC108453447 gene encoding phosphoribulokinase, chloroplastic, whose product MAVCPVYTTQSLNSTCSISTPSKTHFSSHHNHLVFYRTSKRTSKRGGSSSCVITCSAGDSQTVVIGLAADSGCGKSTFMRRLTSVFGGAAEPPKGGNPDSNTLISDMTTVICLDDYHSLDRTGRKEKGVTALDPRANDFDLMYEQVKALKSGIAVDKPIYNHVTGLLDPPELIKPPKILVIEGLHPMFDERVRDLLDFSIYLDISNEVKFAWKIQRDMAERGHSLESIKASIEARKPDFDAFIDPQKQYADAVIEVLPTQLIPDDNEGKVLRVRLIMKEGVEHFSPVYLFDEGSTISWIPCGRKLTCSYPGIKFSYGPDTYFGHEVSVLEMDGQFDRLDELIYVESHLSNLSTKFYGEVTQQMLKHADFPGSNNGTGLFQTIVGLKIRDLYEQITAIKTAAPLQATKA is encoded by the exons ATGGCAGTTTGCCCAGTATACACCACCCAATCTCTCAACTCAACATGTTCAATCTCCACACCATCAAAAACCCACTTCAGTTCTCACCACAACCACTTAGTTTTCTACAGAACTAGCAAGAGAACTAGCAAGAGAGGTGGCAGCAGCTCATGTGTGATAACCTGCTCAGCTGGTGATTCACAAACAGTTGTGATTGGTTTAGCTGCTGACTCGGGATGTGGGAAGAGTACCTTTATGAGGAGGCTAACAAGTGTGTTCGGTGGTGCAGCTGAGCCACCAAAGGGAGGCAACCCTGATTCCAACACACTGATCAGCGACATGACCACTGTGATATGTTTAGATGATTATCATTCACTTGACAGAACTGGAAGGAAAGAGAAGGGAGTGACAGCACTTGACCCAAGAGCCAACGACTTTGACCTCATGTATGAACAAGTTAAGGCTCTCAAGAGTGGTATTGCTGTCGACAAGCCTATCTACAACCATGTTACTGGTCTCTTGGATCCTCCTGAGCTAATTAAGCCTCCAAAGATCCTTGTCATCGAAGGACTGCACCCCAT GTTTGATGAACGTGTGAGGGATCTGTTAGACTTCAGTATCTATTTGGATATCAGCAATGAGGTCAAATTTGCATGGAAAATTCAG AGGGACATGGCTGAGAGAGGACACAGCCTTGAAAGCATTAAAGCCAGTATTGAAGCCAGAAAGCCCGATTTCGATGCCTTTATCG ATCCTCAAAAGCAATACGCCGATGCAGTAATCGAAGTGCTCCCAACTCAGCTGATCCCAGATGACAATGAGGGGAAGGTTTTGAGAGTGAGGTTGATAATGAAAGAAGGGGTGGAGCATTTCAGTCCAGTTTACCTGTTTGATGAAGGCTCAACCATCTCATGGATACCATGTGGAAGGAAGCTCACTTGTTCTTACCCTGGCATCAAATTCTCCTATGGCCCTGACACATACTTCGGCCATGAG GTTTCTGTTCTGGAGATGGACGGGCAATTTGACAGATTAGATGAACTGATATACGTAGAAAGCCATTTAAGCAATCTCTCTACCAAGTTCTATGGAGAAGTCACTCAACAAATGTTGAAGCATGCTGATTTCCCAGGAAGTAACAATGGAACTGGCCTCTTCCAAACCATTGTGGGGTTGAAGATAAGAGACCTGTATGAGCAAATTACCGCTATCAAAACTGCAGCTCCATTACAGGCAACAAAAGCCTAA
- the LOC108453872 gene encoding secretory carrier-associated membrane protein 4 isoform X1 has translation MNRHHDPNPFDEEEVNPFSNGGSVAPARPLASEPLGFGQKHDATVDIPLDSMNDSKKREKELAAWEADLKRREKDIKRREDAVSQAGVSVDDKNWPPIFPIIHHDIANEIPVHAQRLQYLAFASWLGIVLCLVFNVIAVIVCWIQGGGVKIFFLAVIYMLLGCPLSYVLWYRPLYRAMRTDSALNFGWFFMFYLLHLGFCIFAAIAPPIVFHGKSLTGILAAIDVISDHMLAGVFFFVGFGLFCLESLLSLWVIQKIYLYFRGHK, from the exons ATGAATCGCCACCACGATCCAAACCCTTTCGATGAAGAAGAAGTCAATCCATTTTCG AATGGTGGTTCTGTCGCACCTGCACGACCACTGGCATCCGAACCTTTGGGTTTTGGGCAGAAACATGATGCTACTGTGGATATACCTCTGGATTCAATGAAT GAttctaagaaaagagaaaaggagCTCGCAGCTTGGGAAGCTGATCTTAAAAGAAGGGAAAAG GATATAAAGAGAAGAGAAGATGCTGTTTCCCAAG CTGGTGTTTCTGTAGATGATAAAAATTGGCCACCAATTTTCCCGATTATACATCATGATATAGCTAATGAGATACCGGTTCATGCTCAGAGGCTGCAATATCTTGCATTTGCAAGTTGGCTTG GCATAGTTCTttgccttgtttttaatgttattgcaGTGATTGTCTGTTGGATTCAGGGTGGTG GTGTTAAGATTTTTTTCCTTGCTGTAATCTATATGTTGCTTGGATGCCCTCTTTCATATGTGTTGTGGTACAGACCACTTTACCGAGCAATGAG GACAGATAGTGCCttgaattttggttggtttttcATGTTCTACTTG CTCCACCTTGGATTTTGCATTTTTGCTGCAATTGCTCCTCCTATTGTCTTCCATGGGAAGTCGTTAAC TGGTATCCTGGCAGCAATTGATGTTATCTCTGATCATATGTTGGCGGGG GTATTCTTCTTTGTTGGTTTTGGGCTATTTTGCTTGGAGTCACTGCTGAGCTTGTGGGTTATTCAG AAAATTTACTTGTACTTTAGGGGACACAAGTAA
- the LOC108453487 gene encoding DEAD-box ATP-dependent RNA helicase 5 → MTPSIEQPTPETTSNQAFNAKKKDKKKKKNKLPKPEGQIEENVKQSHQENEEIDLKKSKKDKKKRKKEKENNEGESEEVNHDESGEESKKEKKKKKHKKQKNEEENGESIETANGKEDSVQFDDKEKVVVSGKNAEEAKYAPLKSFSNSKLPKNVLDCCKGFASPSPIQAHAWPFLLDGRDFIGIAKTGSGKTLAFGVPAMMHVLNKRNGKSLKGKNPLCLVLSPTRELAEQIFNVLCNAGQACDVKSVCLYGGTAKGPQISSLKSGVDIVIGTPGRLKDLMNMEVCQLNEVSFVVLDEADRMLDMGFEEDVRFILGKTCSARQMVMFSATWPAAVHRLAQEYMDPNPVKVVIGSEDLAANHDVMQIVEVLDDRARYERLTALLKKYHESQRNRVLVFVLYQAEADRIENMLKRSGWNVVSIHGRKAQNERTKALSLFKKGSCPLMVATDVAARGLDIPDVEVVINYSFPLTTEDYVHRIGRTGRAGRKGVAHTFFTQQNKGLAGELVNVLNEAGQVVPPALLKFGTHVKKKESKLYGAHFKEIAADAPKAKKIKFDDSDDEN, encoded by the exons ATGACTCCGTCGATAGAACAACCGACCCCAGAGACTACGAGCAATCAAGCATTCAACGCCAAGAAAAAggacaagaagaagaagaagaacaaaTTACCAAAACCGGAAGGTCAAATTGAAGAAAATGTTAAGCAGAGTCACCAAGAGAACGAGGAAATTGATCTAAAAAAGAGCAAGAAAGACAAGAAAAagcgaaagaaagaaaaggaaaacaaCGAAGGTGAATCCGAGGAAGTGAATCACGATGAAAGCGGTGAGGAGTCTaagaaggaaaagaagaagaagaagcacaAAAAGCAGAAGAACGAGGAAGAAAATGGGGAATCTATTGAGACTGCAAATGGTAAAGAAGACTCGGTTCAATTTGATGACAAGGAGAAGGTGGTAGTGAGTGGAAAAAACGCTGAAGAAGCGAAATATGCGCCGTTGAAATCATTTTCTAATTCTAAGTTACCAAAAAATGTTTTGGATTGCTGCAAGGGTTTTGCTAGCCCATCTCCTATTCAAGCTCACGCCTGGCCTTTTTTATTGGATGGTCGTGATTTTATTGGAATTGCAAAAACTGGATCAG GTAAGACTTTGGCATTTGGCGTACCGGCAATGATGCATGTATTGAACAAGCGAAATGGTAAATCCTTAAAAGGGAAGAATCCACTTTGCCTCGTACTTTCTCCTACAAGAGAGTTGGCTGAACAA ATATTTAACGTTTTGTGTAATGCTGGGCAAGCATGTGATGTCAAATCCGTTTGTTTGTATGGAGGAACAGCTAAAGGACCTCAGATTTCTTCTTTAAAGTCTGGTGTT GATATTGTTATTGGAACACCTGGTCGTTTGAAGGATTTGATGAATATGGAGGTGTGTCAGCTCAATGAGGTATCTTTTGTG GTCCTAGACGAAGCTGATCGAATGCTTGACATGGGATTTGAAGAGGATGTTCGCTTTATATTGGGAAAGACGTGTTCTG CTCGTCAGATGGTAATGTTCAGTGCTACATGGCCTGCAGCGGTTCATCGGTTAGCTCAGGAGTACATGGACCCTAACCCTGTTAAG GTTGTGATTGGCTCAGAAGATTTAGCTGCCAACCATGATGTTATGCAGATAGTTGAG GTTTTAGATGATCGTGCACGTTACGAGCGATTGACTGCTTTGCTCAAGAAATACCATGAATCTCAGAG GAATAGAGTGTTGGTATTTGTCTTGTACCAGGCAGAAGCTGATCGAATTGAAAATATGCTTAAGAGAAG tGGCTGGAATGTTGTTTCTATACACGGTCGCAAAGCGCAAAATGAACGCACTAAGGCACTATCATTATTTAAGAAAGGAAGCTGTCCTTTGATG GTAGCTACAGATGTGGCTGCTAGAGGATTGGATATTCCAGATGTTGAAGTAGTGATCAATTATAGTTTTCCTCTCACTACAGAGGATTATGTACACCGGATAGGGAGGACTGGAAGAGCTGGTAGGAAGGGTGTTGCTCACACATTCTTCACACAGCAAAATAAG GGACTTGCTGGAGAACTGGTAAATGTTCTAAATGAAGCTGGGCAGGTTGTACCACCTGCACTATTGAAATTTGGAACTCATGTAAAGAAAAAG GAGTCCAAGCTATATGGGGCTCACTTCAAGGAAATAGCTGCTGATGCTCCAAaggctaaaaaaataaaatttgatgacTCGGATGATGAAAACTGA
- the LOC108453445 gene encoding plastidal glycolate/glycerate translocator 1, chloroplastic, with protein sequence MSIQTFDDTRHLTGENGEFLGNSFAHSKTFSMATPFLTTSTTLSLSLSTHLHRLSSSLSSTCFPFKPNLHRVPRNPSLLASYGNPHLFNHEDHHSTYKSLLSTRVLGPKSNFLQMGPSETSCSREILVKSSASDSSNTVISTLSQKVFGVLHLVVSLGIVLAMDKFLKQAFVAAAIKFPSALFGMFCIFSVLVILDTTIPAAATSLMNFFEPALMFIQRWLPLFYVPALVVLPLSVRDIPAASGLKICFIIAGGWLASLCVAGFTAIAIRKIVKTEMVDAEPMAKPSSFAPIEFWTWGGIFLASFVSAIFYPTALGTTARTCLPFLLASTVLGYMVGSGLPSAVKKVLHPIICCALSADLAAVAFGYISKSGVDAVLGDYLTKVSSNPGAGDILMGFLGSVILSFAFSMFKQRKLVKRHAAEIFISIILSSLFSLYSTALVGRLVGLEPSLTVSILPRCITVALALSIVSLFEGANSSLTAAAVVVTGLIGANFVQSTLDKLRFRDPIARGIATASSAHGLGTAALSAKEPEALPFCAIAYGLTGIFGSLFCSVPVIRQSLLAIVG encoded by the exons ATGTCCATACAAACTTTTGATGATACGCGTCACCTCACTGGTGAAAATGGAGAGTTTCttggaaattcttttgctcaCTCCAAAACATTCTCAATGGCAACACCATTCCTTACCACGTCCACCACTTTGTCCCTTTCTCTTTCAACCCATCTCCACCGTCTTTCCAGTTCCTTATCCTCTACTTGTTTCCCTTTTAAGCCAAACCTCCACAGAGTCCCTAGAAACCCATCACTTCTTGCTTCCTATGGAAACCCACACTTATTTAACCACGAAGATCATCATTCCACCTATAAATCATTGCTATCCACCAGAGTTCTTGgacccaaatccaatttcttGCAAATGGGTCCTTCAGAAACTAGCTGTAGCAGAGAAATTTTAGTCAAATCCTCTGCTTCAGATAGTAGTAACACTGTCATCTCCACTCTCTCTCAGAAA GTGTTTGGGGTTTTGCACTTGGTTGTTTCGCTTGGGATAGTTCTGGCAATGGATAAGTTCTTGAAACAAGCGTTTGTGGCTGCTGCTATAAAGTTCCCCAGTGCATTATTCGGAATGTTTTGTATATTTTCTGTTTTGGTCATTCTTGATACTACTATCCCTGCTGCTGCAACAAGCTTGATGAACTTTTTTGAGCCAGCTCTCATGTTCATTCAGAGATGGCTTCCACTGTTTTATGTTCCAGCTTTGGTGGTTCTGCCACTTTCTGTTAGAGATATTCCTGCTGCTTCAGGCCTCAAGATATGCTTCATCATAG CTGGAGGATGGTTAGCTTCTCTTTGTGTTGCGGGTTTTACAGCTATTGCCATTAGGAAAATTGTGAAGACAGAAATGGTAGATGCTGAGCCTATGGCAAAACCTTCCTCATTTGCTCCTATAGAATTTTGGACTTGGGGTGGTATCTTTCTTGCATCATTTGTTAGTGCAATTTTTTATCCCACAGCATTAGGGACAACTGCTCGAACATGCCTTCCCTTCCTACTTGCTTCCACTGTGCTAGGCTACATGGTTGGTTCGgg GTTGCCATCTGCTGTGAAAAAAGTTCTTCATCCGATTATTTGCTGTGCACTCTCAGCAGATCTTGCAGCAGTGGCATTTGGGTACATTTCAAAGTCGGGAGTTGATGCGGTATTAG GAGATTACCTTACAAAGGTGTCATCTAATCCTGGAGCTGGTGATATTCTCATGGGATTTTTGGGCTCTGTCATTCTTTCTTTTGCTTTCTCAATGTTCAAACAAAGAAAG CTTGTCAAGAGACATGCAGCTGAGATTTTCATATCAATCATCTTGTCAAGTTTGTTTTCTTTGTATTCAACTGCTCTTGTTGGACGTCTTGTTGGATTAGAACCAAGTCTGACAGTTTCAATTCTACCGAGATGTATAACTGTGGCATTAGCTCTCAGCATTGTTTCCCTTTTTGAGG GCGCCAATTCATCTCTCACAGCTGCAGCAGTTGTAGTGACTGGTCTAATTGGTGCAAATTTCGTGCAATCAACACTTGACAAATTACGTTTTCGTGATCCTATTGCTCGAGGAATAGCGACTGCATCTAG TGCCCATGGATTGGGAACAGCTGCATTATCAGCCAAGGAGCCTGAAGCCCTTCCATTTTGTGCCATTGCTTATGGTCTCACTGGTATATTTGGCTCATTGTTTTGCTCGGTACCGGTAATCAGACAAAGCTTGCTAGCAATCGTCGGCTGA